Below is a genomic region from Candidatus Neomarinimicrobiota bacterium.
GACTTTTGTCCCGGTCCAATCTCCATCGGCAAGGGTAATTTCTAATACAAATTTAGCATTTTCTTCATTTTCTAATGCTATAGCGCGCCAGTCATATTCATCACTGAAATATAATTTATATTCGGCACCCAATTCGGGATGGCCGGCCGATGATTTTGTCCACCATGCATTGAGTCCTTTCGGAAAAGCCACAGCGCGGTACACATTTTCAATAGAAGATTCTATTGTAAGGTTATGGAGTATGTCAGGCATTGATTAAATTTCGGACATAATTTTTGCATAATAAAAGGATTTAATTGCATGTTGAAACGGACCATTATTGCTCCCCGTGGAACAGAACTCTCCTGTAAAAACTGGCAGATTGAAGCGCCATATCGTATGATTCAGAACAATCTTGATCCCGATGTGGCTGAAAACCCCGATGAATTGGTTGTCTATGGCGGTAAAGGAAAAGCTGCACGAAATTGGGAATGTTATGATTCTATTTTGGCAACGCTAAAACGAATGGATGAAGATGAAACTTTATTGGTTCAATCGGGGAAGCCGGTAGGTGTATTGAAAACGCATACATGGTCCCCACGAGTACTCATCGCCAATTCAAACCTTGTACCCAACTGGGCCACATGGGATCATTTTAACGAATTGGATAAACTGGGACTCATGATGTACGGTCAAATGACCGCCGGTTCGTGGATATATATCGG
It encodes:
- a CDS encoding SRPBCC domain-containing protein: MPDILHNLTIESSIENVYRAVAFPKGLNAWWTKSSAGHPELGAEYKLYFSDEYDWRAIALENEENAKFVLEITLADGDWTGTKVRFFLTENNDATELCFEHTGWRETNDHFRVSSYCWAKYLRLLKEYVEEGIIIPFEER